In Chiroxiphia lanceolata isolate bChiLan1 chromosome 2, bChiLan1.pri, whole genome shotgun sequence, a single genomic region encodes these proteins:
- the LAG3 gene encoding lymphocyte activation gene 3 protein isoform X1, with protein MRPMSLVLFLTFVLLAFSAGHILAGLAEGESREQKIWVREGSSAVLPCHLSPRKMRKSLKQLPDKTSVQWKRHGGSVHQESHGVLEVGYSGLQKTALLMKPRVSLQDSALHNGNFSLRIEPVRSEDAGLYEARVQYNSEVHSCHVELGVVTVTLSPPNPVEENELLLMSCNSSYRASLVEICWFHNGHLGPPSRTFCSSPGALSILRPAMSDAGSWRCQLRYSDNEIISATYNLQILGFDGPTNPVVYAAAGSAAHLPCSLSYLPSSFQINTVTAHWSHLAGGHLQDWDIFPNLSNRNFPLHLPAVGPGDAGQYRCAVSVGHKTISREVTLAVVTVTPSIQGPVSEGSRLLLICSLTHSRGHERFQWKHLGSVPTKSKLAVATPQNVESSSAQMGPILKIPKVSQKDTGTWECSVYGPEGQLGGVEYELQITSAQVSSPPAIFSGQVTFGLTLTLFLLLAVCVVALALQKRAQTPAFSALEGMIAVPGPWKSMKENQKGKIQQTEC; from the exons ATGAGGCCGATGTCCCTGGTGCTGTTCCTCACCTTTGTCCTGCTGGCTTTCAGTG CTGGTCACATCCTAGCAGGATTAGCGGAGGGTGAAAGCAGGGAGCAGAAAATATGGGTCAGAGAGGGGAGttcagctgtgctgccctgccacTTGAGCcccagaaaaatgagaaagagctTGAAGCAGCTGCCCGACAAGACATCTGTGCAGTGGAAGAGGCATGGGGGAAG TGTCCACCAGGAGTCACATGGGGTACTGGAGGTGGGGTACTCGGGCCTCCAGAAGACGGCACTGCTCATGAAGCCCCGGGTGTCACTCCAGGACTCTGCCTTACACAATGGCAATTTCTCCCTGCGGATTGAACCCGTCAGGAGCGAGGACGCTGGGCTGTATGAGGCACGGGTGCAATACAACTCAGAGGTCCATAGCTGCCATGTGGAGCTGGGGGTAGTTACAG TAACCCTCAGTCCACCCAATCCTGTGGAAGAAAATGAGCTGCTCTTGATGAGCTGCAACTCCAGCTACCGGGCCAGCCTTGTGGAGATATGTTGGTTCCATAACGGGCACCTGGGCCCCCCCTCCAGGACCTTCTGCTCTTCACCTGGGGCTCTCTCCATCCTGCGGCCAGCCATGAGTGATGCGGGCTCCTGGCGCTGCCAGCTTCGATACTCTGATAACGAGATAATTTCTGCCACATACAACCTGCAAATTCTAG GTTTTGATGGCCCAACCAACCCTGTGGTCTATGCtgcagctggctctgcagcccaTCTACCATGCAGCCTGAGCTACCTTCCCAGTTCCTTTCAGATAAATACGGTGACAGCCCACTGGAGCCACCTTGCAGGAGGACACTTGCAAGACTGGGACATCTTCCCAAATCTGAGTAACAGAAACTTCCCCCTGCATCTCCCTGCGGTGGGGCCGGGTGATGCAGGGCAGTACcgctgtgctgtctctgtgggCCACAAAACAATCAGCAGGGAGGTGACCTTGGCAGTGGTTACAG tgACTCCAAGTATCCAAGGACCAGTTTCTGAGGGGAGTCGTTTGCTGCTCATCTGCAGCCTCACACACTCCCGGGGACATGAACGTTTCCAGTGGAAGCACCTTGGCTCAGTCCCCACTAAGAGCAAGCTGGCTGTGGCCACCCCCCAAAACGTggagagcagcagtgcccagaTGGGACCTATCTTGAAAATACCCAAAGTGTCACAAAAGGATACGGGGACATGGGAATGCAGTGTATATGGCCCAGAAGGACAACTGGGAGGAGTGGAGTACGAGCTGCAGATCACAA GTGCCCAGgtctccagccctcctgctaTCTTCAGTGGGCAGGTTACTTTTGGGCTCACACTCaccctcttccttctgcttgCTGTCTGTGTTGTGGCTCTGGCCCTACAGAAAAGG gcACAGACTCCTGCCTTCTCAGCACTGGAAGGGATGATTGCAGTCCCTGGGCCGTGGAAGTCGatgaaggaaaaccagaaagggAAGATCCAACAAACTGAGTGCtga
- the LAG3 gene encoding lymphocyte activation gene 3 protein isoform X2 — MGQRGEFSCAALPLEPQKNEKELEAAARQDICAVEEAWGKDSALHNGNFSLRIEPVRSEDAGLYEARVQYNSEVHSCHVELGVVTVTLSPPNPVEENELLLMSCNSSYRASLVEICWFHNGHLGPPSRTFCSSPGALSILRPAMSDAGSWRCQLRYSDNEIISATYNLQILGFDGPTNPVVYAAAGSAAHLPCSLSYLPSSFQINTVTAHWSHLAGGHLQDWDIFPNLSNRNFPLHLPAVGPGDAGQYRCAVSVGHKTISREVTLAVVTVTPSIQGPVSEGSRLLLICSLTHSRGHERFQWKHLGSVPTKSKLAVATPQNVESSSAQMGPILKIPKVSQKDTGTWECSVYGPEGQLGGVEYELQITSAQVSSPPAIFSGQVTFGLTLTLFLLLAVCVVALALQKRAQTPAFSALEGMIAVPGPWKSMKENQKGKIQQTEC; from the exons ATGGGTCAGAGAGGGGAGttcagctgtgctgccctgccacTTGAGCcccagaaaaatgagaaagagctTGAAGCAGCTGCCCGACAAGACATCTGTGCAGTGGAAGAGGCATGGGGGAAG GACTCTGCCTTACACAATGGCAATTTCTCCCTGCGGATTGAACCCGTCAGGAGCGAGGACGCTGGGCTGTATGAGGCACGGGTGCAATACAACTCAGAGGTCCATAGCTGCCATGTGGAGCTGGGGGTAGTTACAG TAACCCTCAGTCCACCCAATCCTGTGGAAGAAAATGAGCTGCTCTTGATGAGCTGCAACTCCAGCTACCGGGCCAGCCTTGTGGAGATATGTTGGTTCCATAACGGGCACCTGGGCCCCCCCTCCAGGACCTTCTGCTCTTCACCTGGGGCTCTCTCCATCCTGCGGCCAGCCATGAGTGATGCGGGCTCCTGGCGCTGCCAGCTTCGATACTCTGATAACGAGATAATTTCTGCCACATACAACCTGCAAATTCTAG GTTTTGATGGCCCAACCAACCCTGTGGTCTATGCtgcagctggctctgcagcccaTCTACCATGCAGCCTGAGCTACCTTCCCAGTTCCTTTCAGATAAATACGGTGACAGCCCACTGGAGCCACCTTGCAGGAGGACACTTGCAAGACTGGGACATCTTCCCAAATCTGAGTAACAGAAACTTCCCCCTGCATCTCCCTGCGGTGGGGCCGGGTGATGCAGGGCAGTACcgctgtgctgtctctgtgggCCACAAAACAATCAGCAGGGAGGTGACCTTGGCAGTGGTTACAG tgACTCCAAGTATCCAAGGACCAGTTTCTGAGGGGAGTCGTTTGCTGCTCATCTGCAGCCTCACACACTCCCGGGGACATGAACGTTTCCAGTGGAAGCACCTTGGCTCAGTCCCCACTAAGAGCAAGCTGGCTGTGGCCACCCCCCAAAACGTggagagcagcagtgcccagaTGGGACCTATCTTGAAAATACCCAAAGTGTCACAAAAGGATACGGGGACATGGGAATGCAGTGTATATGGCCCAGAAGGACAACTGGGAGGAGTGGAGTACGAGCTGCAGATCACAA GTGCCCAGgtctccagccctcctgctaTCTTCAGTGGGCAGGTTACTTTTGGGCTCACACTCaccctcttccttctgcttgCTGTCTGTGTTGTGGCTCTGGCCCTACAGAAAAGG gcACAGACTCCTGCCTTCTCAGCACTGGAAGGGATGATTGCAGTCCCTGGGCCGTGGAAGTCGatgaaggaaaaccagaaagggAAGATCCAACAAACTGAGTGCtga
- the CD4 gene encoding T-cell surface glycoprotein CD4 yields the protein MESCSTGVNCMLAVFLVLHLGLISSMAQQIEQQIGIAGREVTLPCTGIPSDSSLSPHTVVTWMYSDTVIWRMENNNHWKKPGVVSDQFQVTKTTKELTVRNLVLSNAGIYTCKYGSYKARTSLHVFKLTVSLDGHFLQNEVPELTLMHNSPDPKPALSITLFNSNNNIVTPETENISSQKHILNLKKLEATDSGTWVCNVHSDSSLINKNISFVVKVLGFQDPDMERKYATADSTVILSWHLNFQKIKWNKGFTGQVNWKQQESAKAHELLDFNVTALGEQHETRKSSHFLFEIPERTPKSTIQVKLPKVHFNHSGQYQCQLAYKGRHVQSNIELVVMKVSANPVGPLSRGAKMTLICEVSGPLPPKAHLRWERVNGTQMDIKNSKQHEVKLEVNISAAGLWSCHLIEDNDRKISLHYHVEEAPVWINYVVTGASVGGSVLVFALVCLCIISGISWQRRRQRAKRMAQARQYLLENKTCQCQQ from the exons ATGGAGTCATGCAGCACAGGGGTGAACTGCATGCTTGCTGTCTTCTTGGTTCTGCATCTGG GTCTGATCTCCAGTATGGCTCAGCAAATTGAACAACAGATTGGGATCGCAGGACGGGAGGtgaccctgccctgcacaggcaTTCCTTCTGACTCCAGCTTATCCCCTCACACAGTTGTGACCTGGATGTACTCCGATACTGTTATATGGCGTATGGAAAATAATAACCATTGGAAAA aaccaGGTGTCGTTAGTGATCAATTTCAAGTCACGAAGACAACTAAAGAGCTGACGGTGCGGAACCTTGTGCTCTCCAACGCCGGCATTTACACCTGTAAATATGGCTCTTACAAAGCCCGTACCTCACTGCATGTCTTCAAGT tgaCAGTGTCTTTGGATGGGCACTTTCTGCAAAATGAAGTCCCTGAGCTGACTTTAATGCACAATTCACCTGATCCTAAACCTGCTCTCAGCATCACATTGTTTAACAGTAACAATAACATAGTAAcaccagaaacagaaaacatatccTCTCAAAAACACATATTGAATTTGAAGAAACTGGAAGCTACGGACAGCGGGACCTGGGTGTGTAATGTCCATTCAGACTCTTCGCTGATTAATAAGAACATCTCCTTTGTTGTGAAGGTATTAG GTTTTCAGGATCCAGATATGGAAAGAAAGTATGCAACTGCTGACAGCACTGTCATCTTGTCATGGCATCTGAACTTCCAGAAGATAAAATGGAATAAAGGTTTCACAGGACAAGTGAACTGGAAACAACAGGAAAGTGCAAAAGCTCATGAACTGCTTGATTTCAACGTCACAGCACTAGGAGAGCAGCACGAGACCAGAAAAAGCAGCCACTTCCTGTTTGAGATACCTGAAAGAACACCTAAAAGTACCATACAAGTGAAACTCCCCAAAGTCCATTTCAACCATTCTGGGCAGTACCAGTGCCAGTTGGCATACAAAGGAAGACACGTGCAGAGCAACATAGAGCTGGTTGTGATGAAAg TCTCAGCTAACCCTGTTGGGCCACTCTCCAGAGGGGCCAAGATGACCCTGATCTGCGAGGTCTCTGGTCCACTCCCACCCAAAGCCCACTTGCGCTGGGAACGTGTGAACGGGACTCAGATGGACATCAAGAACTCAAAGCAGCATGAAGTAAAGTTGGAGGTGAACATCAGTGCGGCAGGGCTGTGGAGCTGTCACCTCATAGAAGACAATGACAGAAAGATCAGCCTCCATTACCACGTGG AGGAAGCTCCTGTTTGGATTAACTATGTGGTAACTGGAGCAAGTGTTGGAGGCAGTGTATTGGTGTTTGCCCTTGTGTGTCTGTGCATCATCAGTGGTATAAGCTGGCAGCGGAGAAGG CAACGGGCAAAAAGGATGGCACAAGCAAGACAATACTTGCTGGAAAACAAGACGTGTCAGTGTCAACAGTAA